From Helicobacter sp. MIT 05-5293, one genomic window encodes:
- a CDS encoding ion transporter — protein sequence MINSIALGLDTIDIIHRQFNNTLFIIDNVCLVIFVIELSLRIITYKKNFFIGSNEWGWNWFDLIIVLISIFANAGFSIVRAVRIVKIFRLLSAIPAMRIISMAMLHTIPAMLSVVVLLTIFYYIYGVLCVNLFGDTFPQWFGNLGKSFYTLFQIMTLESWSMGIVRPIMEVYPYAWIVFISFICITNFIVLNLIVGVAVESIAEIKKNLPK from the coding sequence TTGATAAATTCTATTGCATTAGGACTGGACACAATAGACATTATCCATAGGCAGTTTAACAATACACTCTTCATTATTGATAATGTTTGCCTTGTAATTTTTGTTATTGAACTATCACTTCGTATCATTACATATAAAAAGAATTTTTTTATTGGAAGTAATGAATGGGGATGGAATTGGTTTGACTTAATAATTGTATTAATAAGTATTTTTGCAAATGCTGGATTTTCTATTGTTCGAGCAGTAAGAATAGTGAAAATTTTTCGTTTGCTTTCTGCTATCCCTGCTATGCGTATTATATCAATGGCAATGTTGCACACAATCCCCGCAATGTTGAGCGTTGTGGTGTTACTCACTATTTTTTATTATATCTACGGAGTGCTTTGTGTGAATCTTTTTGGTGATACATTCCCACAATGGTTTGGAAATCTAGGTAAGAGCTTTTATACACTTTTTCAAATTATGACTTTAGAATCTTGGTCTATGGGTATTGTGCGCCCTATTATGGAAGTATATCCTTATGCATGGATAGTATTTATAAGCTTTATCTGCATAACTAATTTTATTGTTCTAAATCTAATCGTAGGCGTAGCTGTAGAAAGTATTGCAGAGATAAAAAAGAATCTTCCAAAATAA
- a CDS encoding carboxymuconolactone decarboxylase family protein, with the protein MRFIIDDQENFFKDFDQAYIDPPKKLPFYIRIGAWLSKKIIKKDLMIPKLLAWYPKAAISSGILESLVTHDDGEINKRLLKIIRIQVSVMVACPFCIDMNAFEYDKVGLSLEEINAIKNGDYTYHSFSPKEQVMMEYVCLMSNTPVVIPKEMVDRLNEHFSERGIIIIASTIAQVNYWARLIRSLGIPVAGFGDICTMEKP; encoded by the coding sequence ATGCGTTTTATAATTGATGACCAAGAGAATTTTTTTAAAGATTTCGACCAAGCATACATTGACCCTCCTAAAAAATTGCCCTTTTATATACGCATAGGAGCATGGCTATCAAAAAAGATTATCAAAAAGGATTTGATGATACCCAAGCTTTTAGCATGGTATCCAAAAGCAGCAATAAGCTCGGGTATATTGGAAAGCCTTGTAACTCACGATGACGGAGAGATTAACAAACGGCTTTTAAAAATCATACGCATACAGGTTTCTGTAATGGTGGCTTGTCCTTTTTGTATTGATATGAATGCTTTTGAATACGATAAAGTCGGACTTAGTCTTGAGGAAATCAATGCGATAAAAAATGGTGATTACACTTACCACTCTTTTAGCCCTAAAGAGCAAGTTATGATGGAGTATGTCTGCCTTATGAGTAATACGCCTGTCGTCATTCCTAAAGAAATGGTTGATAGGCTTAATGAGCATTTTTCAGAACGCGGCATTATCATCATCGCATCAACAATCGCACAAGTCAATTATTGGGCAAGGCTTATCCGCTCTCTTGGCATTCCAGTAGCAGGTTTTGGCGATATTTGCACAATGGAGAAGCCATAG
- a CDS encoding methyl-accepting chemotaxis protein translates to MSLSINQKVSIGAVFLVILSFACLGMFNVYSTKNVVTEMVLETQKETVKEIDSLISVYLHEKSRLIRTLAQTIAKDNLSEETMIQNLALMQKSGAFNLSYIGFESNGRMLRGNGNHQMPKDGYEPRDRSWYFLTKQSQKDEILGVPWLQASYKIPVFGFSSPIIKNGVFVGVVSSDIALKSLNSYIVGLRENSDSSIVVIDSKGNYVTHQDEEKIMKSDAVSENLLQSFSTMDKPIYFEQDSIDKIATCMSNTNAQWLICSVITESSIHQSIKESIFSTLLMLLVFACLLILCLSLFLRTLLKPLPEIKNALLDFFALLNHQKDSIEPLKIRSTDEFGQMALAISENITKIEQGLKKDNESIRDFLNTVNKVKGGYLDLSINSEPNNPQLAQLKSLLNEMFVSLRDNIQEILKVLNEYSHNNFTSNCTNKGLEGEIRNMIDGVGNLGQEMRKMLQTSLGFAHILVERSKELDHLVHELSEGSNEQTMSINKTSTALEEITSSMQNVRDKTDGVIQQSEDIKSIISIIKDIADQTNLLALNAAIEAARAGEHGRGFAVVADEVRKLAERTQKSLGEIESNTNMLVQGINEMGESIREQTIGIEQINESVSHLESITHRNAEIANQSQQVSRTVESIANDILEDTNKKSF, encoded by the coding sequence ATGTCATTATCTATCAATCAAAAAGTATCAATCGGTGCGGTTTTTTTGGTGATTCTTAGTTTTGCGTGTTTAGGAATGTTTAATGTTTATAGCACGAAAAATGTTGTTACGGAAATGGTCTTAGAGACGCAAAAAGAAACGGTCAAAGAAATCGATAGCCTCATTTCTGTGTATTTGCATGAAAAATCTCGTCTGATTCGCACTCTTGCTCAAACTATCGCAAAGGATAATCTTAGTGAAGAAACAATGATACAGAATCTTGCCTTGATGCAAAAATCAGGTGCGTTTAATCTTTCTTACATCGGTTTTGAATCTAATGGGAGAATGTTGCGAGGGAATGGCAATCATCAAATGCCTAAAGATGGCTATGAGCCACGCGATCGAAGTTGGTATTTTCTCACGAAACAAAGCCAAAAGGACGAGATTCTCGGTGTGCCATGGTTGCAAGCTTCTTATAAGATTCCCGTTTTTGGTTTTTCTTCACCTATTATCAAAAATGGCGTATTTGTAGGTGTCGTCTCAAGTGATATTGCGCTTAAATCGTTAAATTCTTATATTGTTGGATTGCGAGAAAATAGCGATAGTTCTATTGTCGTGATTGATTCTAAGGGAAATTATGTAACACATCAAGATGAAGAAAAAATAATGAAATCTGATGCAGTAAGTGAAAATCTTCTCCAGAGCTTTAGCACAATGGATAAGCCCATATATTTTGAGCAAGATTCGATTGATAAAATCGCTACTTGTATGAGCAATACCAATGCACAATGGCTTATTTGTTCGGTGATTACAGAATCTTCCATACATCAAAGTATTAAAGAAAGTATTTTTTCTACGCTGTTGATGCTTCTTGTTTTTGCTTGTTTGTTGATTTTGTGTTTATCACTTTTTTTACGAACCTTGCTAAAACCCTTGCCTGAAATAAAGAATGCCCTCTTAGATTTTTTTGCATTACTGAATCATCAAAAAGATTCTATTGAGCCGCTTAAAATTCGCTCCACAGATGAGTTTGGGCAAATGGCATTAGCAATCAGTGAGAATATCACAAAAATTGAGCAAGGGCTTAAGAAAGACAATGAGAGCATCAGAGATTTTCTTAATACCGTCAATAAAGTCAAAGGTGGGTATTTGGATCTTTCTATTAATAGTGAGCCTAATAACCCTCAACTTGCCCAGCTTAAATCATTACTCAATGAGATGTTTGTGTCATTACGAGACAATATTCAAGAGATTCTTAAAGTTCTTAATGAATATTCACACAATAATTTTACATCAAATTGCACAAATAAGGGCTTAGAGGGTGAGATTCGCAATATGATTGATGGTGTAGGGAATCTCGGACAAGAGATGCGCAAAATGCTTCAGACAAGCTTAGGTTTTGCTCATATTTTGGTAGAGAGATCTAAGGAATTGGATCATCTTGTCCATGAGCTTAGCGAAGGTTCAAACGAGCAAACAATGAGTATCAATAAAACTTCTACGGCTCTTGAAGAAATCACAAGCTCAATGCAAAATGTGCGTGATAAAACAGATGGTGTGATTCAACAAAGTGAAGATATTAAAAGCATCATTAGTATTATTAAAGATATTGCCGATCAAACAAATCTTCTTGCGCTTAATGCTGCCATTGAGGCTGCGCGTGCAGGTGAGCATGGCAGAGGCTTTGCGGTCGTTGCCGATGAAGTGCGCAAACTTGCTGAACGCACGCAAAAAAGTCTTGGAGAAATTGAATCAAATACAAATATGCTCGTTCAAGGTATTAATGAAATGGGAGAATCTATACGAGAGCAAACTATTGGCATTGAGCAAATCAATGAGTCTGTGTCGCATTTAGAGAGCATCACTCATCGCAATGCTGAAATCGCTAATCAATCTCAACAGGTGAGCAGAACGGTCGAAAGTATTGCCAATGATATTTTAGAAGACACGAATAAAAAGTCATTTTAG
- a CDS encoding LPP20 family lipoprotein, with the protein MKKGMLKGSIIASFALFALSGCGDLFSVGGNDNAGLIPPSASNQPVYQPIQAPTYPPMPGYNTNPNLLSKPNVGNQKVGTLVVEKVEVPGLNRNDLEPKFDRDEYLDRGGNQSIPNAPMLTPENEITLSAVGIGVSPENSLSPSQAFAMAKRAAIVDAYRQIGEKMYGIRVNAQDTVRDMMLQSSTVKTKVQALIRNAEILETVYKDGLCQVNMELKLDGRVWHRILSNARA; encoded by the coding sequence ATGAAAAAAGGTATGCTTAAAGGTTCAATCATTGCGAGTTTTGCTTTATTTGCATTGAGTGGTTGTGGTGATTTATTTAGTGTTGGTGGTAATGATAATGCAGGGTTGATTCCTCCTAGCGCGAGTAATCAACCGGTATATCAGCCGATTCAAGCACCGACTTATCCGCCAATGCCCGGATATAATACTAATCCTAATCTTTTGTCAAAACCCAATGTTGGCAATCAAAAAGTCGGCACTTTAGTCGTTGAAAAAGTGGAAGTGCCCGGATTGAATAGAAATGATCTTGAGCCAAAATTTGATCGAGATGAGTATTTGGACAGAGGAGGCAATCAAAGTATCCCTAATGCTCCAATGCTGACACCAGAAAATGAAATTACACTTAGTGCAGTAGGTATAGGTGTATCGCCAGAGAATTCTCTTTCACCCTCACAGGCTTTTGCTATGGCAAAACGCGCAGCAATCGTTGATGCGTATAGACAAATTGGTGAGAAAATGTATGGAATCAGAGTAAATGCTCAAGATACGGTGCGAGATATGATGCTTCAAAGCTCAACGGTTAAAACAAAGGTGCAAGCACTTATTCGTAATGCTGAAATCTTAGAAACGGTCTATAAAGATGGTTTGTGTCAAGTGAATATGGAACTCAAACTTGATGGTAGAGTTTGGCATCGAATACTTTCTAATGCTCGAGCATAA
- the argF gene encoding ornithine carbamoyltransferase, with amino-acid sequence MRHFLTLNDCNKDELLEMIDLALDLKKALQTTGHQPYLKGKILAMIFEKSSTRTRVSFESGIYQLGGLGIFLSNRDIQLGRGENISDTARVISSMVNMVMMRTAEHSRLEEFAQYSKVPVINGLSDDYHPVQLMADYLTMVECGIYMPHKNPLYPQGGENARIPIVAYIGDGNNMAHSWLNLASILGFELRIASPKGYAPLQKILESAYATANKSGARISVSEDIKEAVRGANVVVTDTWASMGQENEKEERKKAFKGFCVDDALMSLAQKEAIFLHCLPAYRGQEVSESVIDGAQSRVFQEAENRLHAQKGIMLWLARVNGLISH; translated from the coding sequence ATGAGACACTTTTTGACGCTAAATGATTGTAACAAAGATGAATTGTTAGAGATGATTGATTTAGCATTAGATCTCAAAAAAGCATTACAGACGACAGGACATCAACCTTATTTGAAGGGTAAGATTCTTGCAATGATTTTTGAAAAAAGCTCCACGCGCACACGAGTAAGCTTTGAGAGTGGCATTTATCAACTTGGTGGTTTGGGAATCTTCCTTTCCAATCGTGATATTCAACTTGGCAGGGGCGAAAATATCAGCGACACAGCACGCGTTATTAGCTCTATGGTTAATATGGTGATGATGCGCACAGCAGAGCATTCTCGCCTTGAAGAATTTGCTCAATATTCTAAAGTGCCTGTTATCAATGGTTTGAGTGATGATTATCACCCAGTCCAGCTTATGGCAGACTATCTCACAATGGTAGAATGCGGGATTTATATGCCCCATAAGAATCCTCTTTACCCTCAAGGCGGAGAAAATGCTCGAATACCGATTGTGGCTTATATCGGTGATGGTAATAATATGGCACACTCTTGGCTCAATCTCGCATCGATTTTGGGTTTTGAATTGCGTATTGCTTCGCCCAAAGGTTATGCGCCACTCCAAAAGATTCTAGAATCTGCGTATGCGACTGCAAATAAAAGCGGTGCGCGAATATCTGTAAGTGAAGACATCAAAGAGGCAGTGCGTGGTGCTAATGTCGTAGTAACAGACACATGGGCATCAATGGGTCAAGAAAATGAAAAGGAAGAGCGCAAAAAGGCTTTTAAAGGATTCTGTGTTGATGATGCGTTGATGAGCTTAGCACAAAAAGAGGCGATATTTTTGCATTGTCTGCCTGCTTATAGAGGGCAAGAAGTGAGTGAATCTGTAATAGATGGCGCACAAAGTCGTGTTTTTCAAGAAGCCGAAAATCGTCTCCATGCTCAAAAGGGTATTATGCTTTGGCTTGCACGCGTGAATGGATTGATCAGTCATTAA
- a CDS encoding DUF2603 domain-containing protein has protein sequence MKTFKNDQEWLEEPLGENLGVLRKLDNKEMLLSMEQGGFSKEDLWFLQDEEGEEYVVFPQKLFVRLLSRIRTTREENLIMALEKDIIAQMPLDFDDAMVVAKSALETLRQNDGSLPEINTALFAKDIKVKYPNLFFDLNDYLQKS, from the coding sequence ATGAAGACATTTAAAAACGATCAGGAATGGTTAGAAGAGCCATTGGGAGAGAATTTAGGAGTTTTGCGTAAGCTTGACAATAAAGAAATGCTTTTGTCAATGGAACAAGGCGGATTCTCAAAAGAGGATTTATGGTTTTTGCAAGATGAGGAGGGTGAAGAATATGTCGTATTCCCTCAAAAACTTTTTGTGCGTCTGCTCTCGCGTATCCGCACAACGCGTGAAGAGAATCTTATAATGGCTCTTGAAAAAGACATTATCGCACAAATGCCTCTTGATTTTGATGATGCGATGGTAGTGGCAAAATCAGCTTTAGAGACATTGCGACAAAATGACGGGAGTTTGCCCGAGATCAATACCGCTTTGTTTGCAAAAGATATTAAAGTGAAATACCCTAATCTTTTTTTTGATCTTAATGATTATTTGCAAAAATCTTAA
- the hemN gene encoding oxygen-independent coproporphyrinogen III oxidase, producing the protein MSDAIDFAKFVKYSKSGPRYTSYPTAVEFTQNWQDNDYMQALNRADKLLDLPLSLYVHLPFCRSACYFCGCNSIYTSKEEKKQRYIAYLAKELALLADSMDTSRKVVQFHFGGGTPTFFNAKELESVIALVRKTFPHFASDAEVSCEVDPRFFERDQMKVLRENGFNRLSFGVQDFNEQVQNAIHRHQSVEIVKRAVELAREFGILSINFDLIYGLPFQNLETFKQTLHLVVSLSPDRLAIFNYAHLPWMKKTMRKIDETTLPTPQQKLEILKNTIAFLQANEYAMIGMDHFAKTSDELYLAKVQHQLRRNFQGYTTRGFSQTIGIGLTSISEGVDYYSQNFKDMALYEQALDSHRLPVERGVKLTEEDILRKEVIMGLMNNLSLDFASIEEKFHINFKEYFAKELASLKEYEDAQLLEITSSGITTSPTGGMLIRNIAMTFDAYLVADSKRFSKTI; encoded by the coding sequence ATGAGTGATGCCATTGATTTTGCAAAATTTGTGAAGTATTCCAAATCGGGACCACGATATACGAGCTACCCCACAGCTGTTGAATTTACGCAAAATTGGCAAGACAATGATTATATGCAGGCACTCAATCGTGCGGATAAACTTTTAGATTTACCCCTCTCGCTTTATGTGCATCTGCCCTTTTGTCGCTCGGCTTGTTATTTTTGTGGGTGTAATTCAATTTATACAAGCAAGGAAGAAAAAAAGCAAAGATATATTGCATATCTCGCCAAAGAGCTTGCTTTGCTTGCAGATTCTATGGACACATCACGCAAGGTTGTGCAGTTTCATTTTGGCGGAGGGACGCCGACATTTTTCAATGCTAAAGAATTAGAATCTGTTATTGCGCTTGTTCGCAAAACATTTCCTCATTTTGCATCAGATGCTGAAGTGAGTTGCGAAGTCGATCCGCGATTTTTCGAGCGTGATCAGATGAAAGTATTGCGTGAGAATGGATTCAATCGCCTTAGTTTTGGTGTGCAGGATTTTAATGAGCAAGTCCAAAATGCAATCCATCGTCATCAAAGCGTTGAGATTGTCAAGCGTGCGGTGGAGCTCGCACGAGAGTTTGGGATTTTATCAATCAATTTTGATTTGATTTATGGGCTGCCTTTTCAGAATCTTGAAACTTTTAAACAAACGCTCCATCTAGTCGTCTCACTCTCACCTGATCGTTTAGCGATTTTTAATTATGCACATTTGCCTTGGATGAAAAAAACCATGCGTAAAATCGATGAGACTACTCTCCCTACGCCTCAACAAAAGCTTGAGATTCTCAAAAATACGATTGCATTTTTACAAGCAAATGAATATGCAATGATTGGTATGGATCATTTTGCTAAGACAAGCGATGAGCTGTATCTCGCTAAAGTCCAGCACCAGCTCCGAAGAAATTTTCAAGGTTATACAACACGAGGATTCTCTCAAACAATCGGTATTGGGCTAACGAGCATCAGTGAGGGTGTGGATTATTATTCACAAAATTTCAAGGATATGGCATTGTATGAACAAGCCCTTGATTCTCACAGACTCCCAGTGGAGAGAGGAGTGAAACTCACAGAAGAAGATATTTTGCGTAAAGAAGTCATTATGGGATTAATGAATAACCTTTCTTTGGATTTTGCGAGCATTGAAGAAAAGTTTCATATTAATTTTAAGGAATATTTTGCCAAAGAGCTTGCTTCTCTTAAAGAATATGAAGATGCACAATTGCTTGAAATCACATCTTCAGGCATTACCACTTCCCCAACGGGTGGAATGCTTATCCGTAATATTGCTATGACATTTGATGCTTATTTGGTTGCAGATTCTAAGCGATTCAGTAAAACGATATAG
- a CDS encoding (Fe-S)-binding protein, producing the protein MLDLQTLSNSCVKCGKCIPHCTIYLANRDEVTSPRGFLDLLGAYKRGDLPLDSQAKNIFESCFLCTTCVSNCPSSLPVDTAIESVRIDIAQKYGIAWYKRAYFYLLRHRKIADLVFGFCHFVMPCAFKSDAQGRKVSRWKIFKGIDGQRKYRSVFPFWRKSFLQTYSGEIKPQKVRDNGLKHNRVAIFIGCLSNYNYVRVGESLLEILSHLGINAFIPPHQECCAAPAFFTGDKDTVVYLAKKNIEYFESFWENIDAMIIPEATCAAMIKKDWLHALEGHQDYQERLKKLLPKIDMASSWLYHHTALLTLLPKDKHSSLITYHDPCHARKVLGIYKEPRALLTRNYTLKEMSDSTRCCGFGGITMQSSKYDLTLKAGIPKAQMIESSGAHIVSAECGACRMQIDNALVQIDSQMKFYHPLELIAQALQTPIKNDA; encoded by the coding sequence ATGCTTGATTTGCAAACTTTGTCAAATAGCTGCGTAAAATGCGGAAAATGTATCCCTCATTGCACGATTTATCTTGCCAATCGTGATGAAGTAACTTCTCCAAGAGGTTTTTTGGATTTGCTCGGTGCATACAAAAGAGGCGATTTGCCCCTAGATTCACAAGCAAAAAATATTTTTGAATCATGTTTCCTTTGCACGACTTGCGTGAGTAATTGCCCTTCAAGTTTGCCCGTAGATACGGCAATAGAATCTGTGCGTATTGATATTGCACAAAAATATGGTATTGCGTGGTATAAACGCGCTTATTTTTATCTCTTGCGTCATCGTAAAATCGCTGATTTGGTCTTTGGATTCTGTCATTTTGTGATGCCTTGTGCATTTAAAAGCGATGCACAAGGGCGAAAAGTCAGCCGTTGGAAGATTTTTAAAGGTATTGATGGGCAAAGAAAATATCGGTCTGTTTTCCCCTTTTGGCGTAAGTCCTTTTTGCAGACTTATAGCGGTGAGATAAAGCCTCAAAAAGTGCGAGACAATGGCTTAAAACATAATCGTGTGGCGATTTTTATCGGGTGTTTAAGTAATTATAATTATGTCCGTGTGGGCGAAAGTCTGCTTGAGATTCTAAGTCATTTGGGGATCAATGCGTTTATCCCTCCTCATCAAGAGTGTTGTGCTGCACCAGCATTTTTTACGGGTGATAAAGACACAGTGGTGTATTTGGCGAAAAAAAATATCGAATATTTTGAAAGTTTTTGGGAAAATATTGATGCGATGATTATCCCTGAAGCGACTTGTGCGGCGATGATTAAAAAAGATTGGTTACATGCTTTAGAAGGGCATCAAGATTATCAAGAGCGACTAAAAAAACTATTGCCTAAAATCGATATGGCAAGTTCGTGGCTGTATCACCATACTGCATTACTTACGCTTTTGCCTAAAGATAAACACTCATCACTCATCACTTATCACGATCCTTGTCATGCGAGAAAAGTTTTGGGAATCTACAAAGAACCTCGCGCCTTGCTCACTCGCAATTATACATTGAAAGAAATGAGTGATTCTACGCGATGTTGTGGGTTTGGTGGTATCACGATGCAAAGCTCCAAATACGACCTTACACTTAAGGCAGGTATTCCTAAAGCACAGATGATAGAATCAAGTGGCGCGCATATCGTAAGTGCAGAATGCGGCGCGTGTCGAATGCAGATTGACAATGCGCTCGTGCAAATTGATTCTCAAATGAAGTTTTATCACCCCTTAGAGCTTATCGCACAAGCCTTACAAACACCTATAAAAAATGACGCTTAA
- a CDS encoding metallophosphoesterase: MTLKYSILLILFLAIVVSALYVPLKERFYTIESLSSPDKANPIHIALLSDLHSGKLYLPTLFAKLEEALKENRLDMIVMSGDMIDDDEPFDGARVFFERLNAPPFDRLPKFYVSGNHEFWSGEILSFKAFVREHQTFVLDSASPCVYLNLKGREILIAGVDDPYSVKYDTQGIFIQKNYPKNWQDEWINTFQNTFKGDFDCTIRSDLPLWLESLQSHSSSQPYKILLSHRPEFVSLYTQSPFSLVLSGHTHGGQVRIPFLINGLYAPNQGIFPQFAGGKYEIGKDELGKAKHLIVSRGLSFNPILPRIYNPPEIVWIKI; encoded by the coding sequence ATGACGCTTAAATACTCCATTTTACTTATATTGTTTCTCGCAATTGTCGTGAGTGCGCTGTATGTGCCGTTAAAAGAGCGATTCTATACAATAGAATCTTTGTCATCTCCCGATAAGGCAAATCCTATCCATATTGCACTTTTAAGTGATTTACATTCTGGCAAACTTTATCTTCCCACACTCTTTGCCAAGCTCGAAGAGGCTTTGAAAGAAAATCGTTTAGATATGATTGTGATGAGCGGGGATATGATCGATGACGATGAGCCTTTTGATGGCGCGAGGGTGTTTTTTGAGCGGCTTAATGCACCGCCTTTTGATCGGTTGCCTAAGTTCTATGTGAGTGGGAATCACGAATTTTGGAGCGGTGAGATTCTCTCTTTTAAAGCATTTGTGAGGGAGCATCAAACCTTTGTGCTTGATTCTGCATCTCCTTGTGTGTATTTGAATCTTAAAGGTAGGGAAATCTTAATAGCAGGTGTTGATGACCCTTATAGTGTCAAATATGACACGCAAGGCATATTCATTCAAAAAAACTATCCAAAAAATTGGCAAGATGAATGGATTAATACATTTCAAAACACATTTAAGGGGGATTTTGATTGCACGATTAGGAGTGATTTGCCTTTATGGTTAGAATCGCTCCAAAGTCATTCATCTTCCCAACCTTACAAGATTCTCTTATCTCATCGCCCTGAATTTGTATCGCTTTATACGCAATCGCCTTTTTCTCTTGTATTGAGCGGACATACGCATGGTGGGCAGGTGAGAATTCCTTTTTTGATTAATGGTCTGTATGCGCCCAATCAAGGTATTTTCCCCCAATTTGCAGGAGGGAAGTATGAGATAGGCAAAGATGAATTAGGCAAAGCAAAGCATCTTATTGTTTCACGAGGTTTGAGTTTCAATCCTATCCTCCCACGCATTTACAATCCACCCGAAATTGTATGGATAAAGATTTAA
- a CDS encoding glycosyltransferase family 4 protein — MKILLTIGDVSIVGGAERVCVNLANAFNEMGHQVEILSFYKTNETLPFAIHQNIKLHIWHNMSESRHRQEATRHFLTKLYYKNFYKLVLNFQVAMAFKDVDAVITNDNTFIPYFKHKNTRYAKLIHCAFAYHSRNRIFQILVVLTSKEIATWKSYFKDVRVIPNFIPYPPPPLKTDISQHRILSIGRMDKGDQKGFLRLIDIWAKAQDSIQSTHPQLKDWQLTIVGGGELKETIETKITEYNLQDSIILRPFTQNTESEYLQASIYAMSSHYEGLPMVLLEASSYALPCVAFDVKTGPSDIIESGKSGYLIEDNDLESFAQKLIELMNDESKRKAMGLNARQKMQDCFSKEAIMPLWEALLKDETPSHNS; from the coding sequence ATGAAGATTCTTCTAACGATTGGCGATGTTAGTATTGTAGGCGGAGCTGAACGCGTATGTGTGAATCTCGCTAATGCCTTTAATGAAATGGGACATCAAGTCGAGATACTAAGTTTTTATAAAACAAATGAGACTTTGCCCTTTGCTATCCATCAAAATATCAAGCTCCATATATGGCATAATATGTCAGAATCTAGGCACAGACAGGAAGCCACGCGGCATTTCTTGACGAAATTGTATTATAAAAATTTTTATAAGCTTGTTCTTAATTTTCAAGTTGCAATGGCTTTCAAAGATGTCGATGCGGTGATAACTAACGATAATACTTTTATACCTTATTTTAAACACAAAAATACACGATATGCAAAACTGATTCATTGTGCGTTTGCTTATCATTCACGCAATCGTATTTTCCAAATTCTTGTCGTTTTGACTTCCAAAGAGATTGCTACTTGGAAAAGCTATTTTAAAGATGTTAGGGTAATCCCTAACTTTATTCCTTATCCCCCCCCCCCGCTAAAAACAGACATTTCACAGCATAGAATCTTATCCATCGGCAGAATGGACAAGGGCGACCAAAAAGGATTCTTGCGCCTTATAGATATTTGGGCAAAAGCGCAAGATTCTATCCAATCCACACACCCACAGCTTAAAGATTGGCAGCTTACAATCGTAGGGGGTGGAGAACTCAAAGAAACCATAGAGACAAAAATCACAGAATACAATCTGCAAGATTCTATTATCCTTAGACCCTTTACGCAAAATACAGAATCTGAATATTTACAAGCAAGCATCTATGCAATGAGTAGCCATTACGAGGGATTGCCAATGGTGCTTTTGGAGGCAAGCAGCTATGCTTTGCCTTGTGTCGCCTTTGATGTCAAAACAGGTCCGAGTGATATTATAGAATCTGGCAAAAGTGGCTATTTAATCGAAGATAATGACTTAGAATCTTTTGCACAAAAACTCATAGAGCTTATGAATGATGAATCTAAACGCAAAGCAATGGGTTTAAATGCACGGCAAAAGATGCAAGATTGCTTTTCCAAAGAAGCCATTATGCCTTTATGGGAGGCATTGCTAAAAGATGAAACTCCTTCTCACAATAGCTGA